The segment CCCACTCCCACAAGTTCAGAAACATGATAACATTAATAATCCATCCggaatataaacaaaaataatgctGCAATTTTAGATTTTAGGAGCTGTTTCGTTAGTCAGAGAGGAATACATAATTTGGATTTGTGAGTTCTCTTTCTACCAGTACCAGAATAGGGTACTCTACTTTTGATCCTAAATTGTGTtgttaaaacataaattattagTTGTTGTTGTGTTATTATAAGctaaataaatgttaaatattgttttttttttaaaaaaatcaagaatacaCACGATGATTTATCATTGAATTAAcccggaaaaaaaaatctttggagACTCCactaatataaatttgaattttttttgtttaaaattattgttttagattgttttaatgtgttaatgttaaaaataatttttaaaaaataaaaaaatattaatttaatgtatttttgaaaaaaaaatattttgaaaaacaaccattattacattttcaaacacaaCATTTAAATTTggagaaaagataaatatttgaCGGATAAACTTCATAGAATCATAACAAGCaacacacaataaaaataatttaattttttgctaaagaactaaaaatagCAATTGTATTCCTAATTGCTATGAGTACTTTAAGGAATACTCGAGGAAGGCAATAATGTAGCTTCGTACGAATAAACTTTGTTTGTGACTGTTCACGATTTTACTCTTTGCTTATAATTCTCATGTCCAACTACTCTTAAACTACAACTCTTAATCCATTAAGGTATCACGTCTCTTTATCTAATGTTTCACTTCAACTCTAATCTTTCTCGgatattgatcttttttttaattatttttagtggaTTGTTGTTGAATCTAATGTTACCATTATTATTtgaatctatataaaaaaatatttttttattttatataacgTTGATTGCTACTATTATTCTTTTGGCTTGAACAAGTAAATAAcaagagaaagggaaaaaaaatctaaacaaaagatattattatccaaaaaaaagaaggaagaattcattaaaaaatctcCATGGTGTTTAGgaagtaattaataatatattattaattatttttaatgcctatttaaaaaaaaaatacaagtaggTGAGAgaaatatacaaatattttaagtttttaaaaccatagttttaaaaGGGTTATTAAACATTTTACACTTGTAGACTCAACCGCAGTATCAAAAGGACACTCAATCGATTTTGTAATCGAATACTATATATctttaagaaaaaggaaaagatttgTCGACAACTGTTGTAATCAGTAGAATTGACAGCATGACGTGGAGTGCATATAAAACGGTAAGAAATTCCGCGTTACCACTGGGAAAAAGAGGGGGAGGGTAAGATGTGCTATCCGAATCATATTTATCCAACTTTAATTAATTCGATAAGTTACTTGGTCATTGGTGAACTCGTAAATTATtatgctaattatttttattaaaatagtattattttattttattttatttaaaaaaactatttaatattAACCCGATCAAATTTAGATAAGATTTAATTGAATCAATCAAATCactaaaaattttatcaaattaatttttatatcaatattttatttgattttattaaaaaccatGTTAGAATTAAAATCTAAGtcttaaatttatgaaattaaaatttaactagtccaaattttaatcctaaattacCATGAATGTCGGAAGGACCGTTCATCCTCCCTGGGTTTGAGGGATTTCTcttctaaagtttttttttatcattttttttccaatcaaaattttaattgttctCTCTCATCCATCtccatctattattttttatgtatcttAACCGACAATTTcagtttaagaaaacaaaaggtcttTATTAAGCACGTAttactatattatatttttttaaccttatatttctcaaatttataaattaaaaaattaagaaaatatgacatttaaaaaaagagaaacaaaaattgTTAGCCCAGTTGTAACCGGGGtgttaacattaaattttatttttgtaaaactaaaaaaaataaaaaaaaatatgtaaccGAATCTGATAATAATAGACATCAAACGAGAaagaaatcattataaaaaatattttaaatgaccAATATGAAACAATTTAATCACAAGATATTTAAGGGTGTTGTGtatttaaatctttaaattaaaaaagaaaaactaattttgtGAGAATTAAttgtcaaaacatatttttttaaggttagatTTATGTTAAGGAGGTTGGAAAGAGTGCTTGGATGTGTTTTTACATGGAAAAATCGTTGGAACCACGCGCTGTTGTTTAGTAAATGGAGTCCAAGTAACTTCTTTTGTAGTAGCAAGTGACTGTGACTATGGAGGCTTTGCAAGGCTTTATttagtaatatatattttttctaaaatttaattttaacatcaatctatcaaaataaaaaaaaatccaaaaaaaattaaaaaaataaataagacgGGGGCAAAAAGGTCGGAGAAAAATGACGTAATCACTCCAATTTCTAACTGTGTCCACTTTTTAAAAGTCTTCCTTCTCACACGCTCCAAAAAGCAGTTTAAAGTACAGTACTATGCTATCGTACATCAGAAGTAAAAAGCAaaccatttttttatcttggtagTGATTGGCTGACAGCAGTTGTCATATACGCGTATATGTATGGTACAGGTACAGTATAGACCTGGACGACGAAAAAGGAATgcccttcttctttttgaaacaataataataattcgaGGCCAATACGGCAACCAGGCGCTGTCGCTTAGACTCCTCCTTGTATTCCTTCTCCCATCCGCATCCTCTTTATCCGCACGTATAAATCTATCTCTTATCTAAGATAATTTTCTCTCAGccccttattttttcttttcctttaaagCCTCGGAGATATTGTTACGTGTATATTATAACGCCTATTAAAGGAAAAGGGGGAGGCACGTCGGTCGGTCTACCAGAAAAGCCTTCTCCCCTCCTCATTATAAAAAGcaatttatagaaaacaaaggagaagaaagacCTCCTCCATTTCTGGCTGCTCTtcaagaagaggaggaggagaagtaAAGCAAAGAAAGCGAAAGGAGGGAAGGTAAAGTCTTTAACTGTATCCCAACGATGTATATATATCAGTAGCGTGTGAATAAGAaaagaatctctctctctctctcatctctctcaTCTCTTTCTATAGCCGGCCGAGGGTGAATGGCAATGGCGATGACAATGGCAATGTACAAGCCTATTAAAGGGCAAGAGGAGGAAGAGAACGGGGATAGAAACAAGTCCTTGAAAAGTAATGATGAAGATGGTGTTGGGGGTGATCATTCAATTGTGGATGACAGCAAAACTTTTATCCTCCCCACTCATTCAAAGCAACAGCATCATCAACAACGActgaaacaacaacaacaacaacgtcTTGTTTCTCTTGATGTTTTTCGTGGCCTCACCGTTGCGGTAATGTTCCCATTCACCAactcatctttctttttatttgtgtttttgctCTGGTGTTAAATCTTCTTATGGGAAACTTATTCCATGTTGCTCATGCATCACAGCTATTGCATCGGGCATTCATCTTGTTCTGCTCTGTTTTCGTTCTGTTTTGGTGGTAGGTTATAAGAGTCATATCGTGTTGATTCTTCTGTCAGGTCAATCAGACCATTATTTTCACACTATTGATGACTTGTTGTCCTTACTCTTATAACCTAGAGAAAAGAACCACCGCTAACACATTTTCACACTCgccccaaaaagaaaaattagaaaagattgAGAGACATGTTCAATGCTGATTTAGAAACCATGATGGATGATCCAAATTATCAATGGCCAAGAATagtgtcccccccccccccctcctttttctCTGCATTTAGGTCAATATTCAGTATCCAGATAAGGAAATTGAATTAGCATCATCAcatatgctaagttttgattatttatagTGTGTTATCAAggacatttatttttctttccaagatTGATAGCTGGAAAACTGATCTTCATATGTAACTGCGcgtctaaaaaataaatgcatacagtaaaaaaagaaagcaagatgAACAGATGGTACCAACTATCCATCGTTTATTTTTATTCAGCAATGAAAACGATCAAGATTTTCAATGCATTTAcatctataataattttatttgaagtggGTAGGTAAGTGGTCAGaggcatgtattttttatattattagtcTTACCTCCTGGGCCCCTGGCTAAACTGATATGTCGTTTGCCaggttttgtatatttttttactaacgTAGTGTCCTGTTAATATAGGTGTATATCaactaattttatgaattttaaaattaataattaaataaatctttaatgaGTTTGTAaaactgaaattaataatttctaaaatgtaAATTTAGGATCCGACCCGACCATATTGTTAGAATGAAGTTCAGCATCAACCATCAAAGTCCCGATGGAGGACAGCTTGCCTTGCAGCGTACTTTGTACGGTTCTGCTTCAACATGCCCAGAATCCTAAGCTATCATAGGTGGCAGTAGAAATGACCCACCATCCAGACTGTATCCCACTCCGCTAAATCAGACAgcaattcttttctttcttttccccaaACACCCCGTCACGCGCAATTCTCAAGATACTAATAACaatcggtaaaaaaaaaaaagggagtccAAAAGGGATTTTCTGGGTCTAATGTAAAAAGGATAACAGTAACATGTCTTAAGGGCTGTAGCGAAGTGTTAATGATATTCAAAGATCAACCATTGATGTCCAGGATAGTACagttcaaaaggaaaaaaaaagaagaggctaAATGGTATGTGTAAATATTAAATTCCCctcaaaatttaaagaaataagaaggAAATGGACACTGGGTTTCACTTGCGTTTAACAAATTAAGTAAAGCAGGTTggagttggttttattttatagcAAATCAATGATTTCTGTccattttagcataaaaaagacCAAGCAAACATTGGCTCCCAACAACTGTTTCATCTCTAATAACATTTTGATATCTATATGTTGTGAATTGAAGGATCATAGTTTTATGACTGATCAATGCAGCTAATGATACTTGTGGATGATGCTGGTGGAGTTCTGCCCGCTATAAATCATTCACCATGGAATGGTCTGACACTAGCAGATGTAGTCATGCCATTTTTCCTATTCATGGTCGGTGTTTCGCTTGGACTCACGTACAAGGTAtctaaataaaattggaaatttATTGTTCTTACGCTAGCTAGCATTCAAGCACTTGAAAATATACCACTCATGCGATGATCATAATAACAAGTGCTGTTGTTTTGACTTCTCTTTTCTCTGTAGCCTAAAAAGTACTGTGGAATTTAGTTATTCCTAGATATCTAATGATGCCCTTCCTGATGCTGCTACATCCAGCATTTCTACTACTACTTGCTCTTATCCCtaactccatatatattttGGTTCCTACAGAAATTGCCAAGCAAAGCTGTTGCAACTAGAAAAGCGATCCTCCGGGCACTCAAACTTCTCGTCATAGGTCTTTTTCTTCAAGGTCATCTTCAAGAACCTCAACTTTTAGATCATCTTTATAGTCGATACTAATTTTCTAAGCTCAGCCATATTTCATACAAGTACTATTGTATTCAAAGGAAAGAATGCGAGAAAAAGAGGAaaacgaacaaaaaaaaagaaatgttgccaaattttcaatttatccgATATTAAAGAAACAACATTTTCCGGGAGGTTATTCTGGAAAAGACACCATCAtgtgtttcttaaaaaattgtCATCTCTCCTTTCCAGGTGGCTTTCTTCACGGTCTGAACGATCTAACTTTTGGAGTTGACATGGTACAAATAAGATGGATGGGTATCTTGCAGGTATTCTTTTAACTttcctcatcatttttttagtcCAGGTGGCTAATTGCTTGTCAAATTGGCAGGAAAATCTACTGTAGTCTGTTTTGACCTGCTTTCATGAGGATAATCCCTTGTTTAGccatttgatatatatttcttCTAGCCAGTTGACAGATTAACTGACTGTAGTTGCTCACTGTTGAAATCTGTTGCTGCTTTCCCCCCCAGAGAATAGCAATAGGATATTTAATAGGCGCCATGTGTGAGATTTGGCTAAAAGGTGATAATCATGTTGCTTCAGGATTATCCATGCTGAGGAAATACCAGCTTCAATGGTGAGCATTCTTTTCATAGTGTAGTGTCACAAAATCATCTGCTTTGTCACTTCATTTGACGCTGCAGTAACTCACAGTAAACCTGTCATGTCATTATgcttgttattttataaacGAGCCTATTTGAAGTCTTCCCCTGGTACATTTCTGGTATTTGTGAATTTGAGTTTTTCTCTACAAGCCAGATGAATTGATTCACAGAAATGTGACAAGTATTGTGAGATCATACCTGTGTAACTCTGTTGTTTTACAACTCAGTCTTTGCGGGCAGTTTAACTCTTTTTCCTCAAAAACGAAACTTGGCACATTGGAATAGAGACAGGAGGGAGGAGGTTGTTAAGAATTAGTAATTTCACATTGCTGCATTTAATAGAAACATCGTTTTGGCTGGCATTTCAATATAACTCACTTCCACTTCACCGGAAGACTATAGTCTTTAGTCTTATAAGTTAAATCCATCATTGAAAACATCAACTTTTATTGAAAAGGTTGTTCATCACTTCATTATTACGAGTGGGGTAATTTGCATGTCCTTCAAGCACCTTTTAATTAATAGCCCTTGCCCTTTATTTCTTCATGAGATAAATTTCTGTTGGTGAGAATGCTTTTCCTTTCGTTACTGTCAGAGTCTTCTTAACTTGTTTGCAAACTCTGTCAGGGGCGCGGTTGTTGTCCTTGTTAGTTTATATCTTTCCTTGTTATATGGGTTGTATGTTCCTGACTGGGAGTATGAGATTCCAGTTGCAGCCTCTTCTTCCTCCCCAAAGATCTTTCGGGTGAGCTTCTTATTTCCTTTAAAGAAATTTACTTGCAATCTTTGCTAATGCTATAGTGGGAAAATGATATAAGATTGATAGCTCAGTCATTGATATGATTCATTTTCTCTCGAAGGTGAAATGTGGTGTAAGGGGCACCACAGGATCTGCTTGTAATGC is part of the Populus nigra chromosome 8, ddPopNigr1.1, whole genome shotgun sequence genome and harbors:
- the LOC133701719 gene encoding uncharacterized protein LOC133701719 encodes the protein MAMAMTMAMYKPIKGQEEEENGDRNKSLKSNDEDGVGGDHSIVDDSKTFILPTHSKQQHHQQRLKQQQQQRLVSLDVFRGLTVALMILVDDAGGVLPAINHSPWNGLTLADVVMPFFLFMVGVSLGLTYKKLPSKAVATRKAILRALKLLVIGLFLQGGFLHGLNDLTFGVDMVQIRWMGILQRIAIGYLIGAMCEIWLKGDNHVASGLSMLRKYQLQWGAVVVLVSLYLSLLYGLYVPDWEYEIPVAASSSSPKIFRVKCGVRGTTGSACNAVGMIDRTVLGIQHLYRKPIYARTKACSINSPDYGPLPPDAPSWCQAPFDPEGLLSSVMAIVTCLVGLHYGHIIVHFKEHKDRILHWMVPSTCFVVLGLVLDLSGMHVNKALYTFSYMCVTAGAAGIVFTGIYMLVDVCGFRRPTLVLEWMGMHALMIFILATSNVLPVVMQGFYWKQPGNNILRLIGIGR